A segment of the Chloracidobacterium sp. genome:
CGAAGAGACGCGCGAGACGGACGCCGCCCGTCTCCGCAACAACTAGGGGATGGCCGCCGCAGGCCAACGACGACCATCCCAGGACGACCCACAGCGCAAAGACAGCCTGAACTGGGCATCAACGCCGGCGTGCGCCTGCCTCGCTGAAACGTTCTACCCTGCTTACTGCAAGGGCGGCGGTGTATCGGTTGGGGGCGGCGGCGGCAACTGTACCGGCGGCGCGGAGGTGTCACCCGCTTCCGAAGTGTGTTTCGTTAACCCCAGTCGCAGCAGCGCCGGGGCGGTTGGTGTACCAGTTTCCTTTATCCCGTTGGCACGCTGAAAGTTACGCATTGCTTCACGAGTACGCTCATCGTACCGTCCCGTGATCTCGCCTTCATAGAAACCGGCCTCCTTGAGTTTTTCCTGAATCTCACGGGTGCGGGCTTCAGGAATGACAAGGTTGCGCGGCGGGCGGTACGGTGCGACTTGCGGCGTACGGTAGGCGTACGCCGTCGCCCGGTTGCGCCGCATAGAGCGGCCGCGTCGCGCGAAGCGTCCGCGCCGACCGCGCACGCGATACCCACGGACGCTGCGGCTGCGCGCGACACGTCCGCGTCGGGCACGGAGGCCGCGCCCACGGATACGGCGACCGCGTAATCGCCGAACTCGTACACTGCGGCTGCGCGCGCGTGCGGCGCGGCCGCGACGGTTGCGTACCGTCACCCGCCGACCGCGTGCGTTGCGGGCGCGAGTGCTTTGGGCGCGACTGCGCCGTGTGCGGCGGTTACGTGCGCCAGTTGTGCGTCGCTTCTGCGGCCGCGCTATTTCCTCGGCATGAGCTTCCATCGGCGCAATCTGGTCCGGGAAGCCTGTTCCCGCCAGTAAACAGGCAATGATTAGCGCCATCTTGGCGCATATGGTTCGACTCCATTGCGGCATATGAGGGCTTCCTCGCTAGAAAAAGTTATCACTTGCGCCGTCACGCCCAACGTCCCTCCGCCTCAGTTCAGATGACTGATGGATCAGGCATGACTTACGATTTGAACGATTCTCGACGTTTAATGACGACTACCGTGATATCGTCTTCCGGTATCGCGCCGGATGCAAACGCCAGAGCCTGTTCAACAACCGTTTCACAAATTTCACGGGCGGGCAGATGCACGCACCGGCGGATGACGGCTTCAAGGCCATCATAGCCGAAGCAATGTCCGATGCGGTTTCTCAGTTCGGGAATGCCGTCGCTGTAAAGCACGAGAACATCCTGCGGGTCGAGTTGGTGGGTGACGACCGGAAGCCGCCCCAGCGTCGGACGGACGCCAAGCGGATAGTGCTCAAGCTCAAGGTCGGACAGGGCGCGTGACGCGGCGCGGTACAGTAGCGGGTAGGGATGCCCAGCGTTGCTTACCGTCACCGTGCCCGTCGGTAGGTCCAGCAAAACATAGCAGAACGTCATCAGGTCACGGCGCGTCCCATTCTCATAGATGAGCTTGTTCATCGTCTGCATCACGCTTTGTGGGTCACAGGCGACGCCAAGTTGGTTGAACAGCGCACCTTTGGCAAGCGCCATCAGCAGACCCGACGCCACGCCGTGGCCGGAAGCGTCGCCGATGACGACCGCGAGTCGGTCCTCGCCGACTTTGATGTAGTCGTAATAATCCCCACCGATGTCTTCCGCCGGACGCGACAGACCGGCGATGTCAAAACCCGGCGCAACCGGCTCAGACTGAGGCAACATTGAGGCCTGAATCCGAGCCGCCAACGCAATTTCCGTCTGGAGGCGCTGCCGCTTGATCTGTTCTTCAAGCAGGTAGGTATTTTCAATCTTGATCGCCGCCACGCTGGCGATGGTGGTCAACACTTCGAGGTCGTCCGGCGTAAAGCGGCGCTGGTAGGGATTTTCCACATAAATCAGCCCGTAGAGTCGCTCTCGAAAGACAAGCGGAACGCACATCACGGAGCGAATATCGCCGAGCGCAATCGAGTGACTGCCGGCAAACCGTGGGTCGTGGCGGGCGTCCGAGGTCAACACAGCCGACTTGGTGGTGAGAACGCGCTCTGTGATGCTTCGACACACCATCGCTTCACAAGGTGGAATCTCCCCAGCCTTGGTGCGCGCCACGCGACAAGCCAGTTCCTGCGAAGCGTTGTCATAGGTCAGGAGAAAGCCGCGCTCCGCCGGAAGCGATTCAAACACCAGCGTCATAATGTCCCGCAGGGTGTCGTCGAGACCCGCATTCGAAAGCAATGTGACGCCGACTTTGCTGACCAGCGCCAGTAAGTCGGGGCGGTGTCTCTGAAACTTGGCACCCAGGTTGGTTTCCGGCGCGGCGCGCGTGGCGTCCGCTGTCGTCGGTCGAGCCTCACCCGGGACAAGGGTCGGTGGTGGGTAACGCAAGCCGCCGGAACTGCGTTCAAACGCGCGGTGGACAATCTCATCCGCCGTACGGACATCGCCCAGCCCGATTTGCGCTTCAGGCACGGCCGTGGAGGAAGTCGCAGAGTAGGTCACCGACGGAGCCGCTGCCGGCGAGAAGCGATGTTCAGCCACGAGTTCAATATCGGTTTCGCCAATCCGAAAGCGGTCGCCAGCGCGAAGCCGAATCGGGCTCGTCACACGCTGCCCTCGATAATACGTGCCATTGGCGCTGTTGAGGTCCTCCAAAACATAGGTTTCGCCGTCCTGCCGGAGCGCGGCATGCAAGCGCGAGGCAAAGGAGTCGGCCACCATGATGTCCGCCCGGACGCTGCGCCCAAGGGTGTAACGCGGCTTAACGAGCAAAATCCGGTGCGGCGGCGCATTGTGCGAATGAATCACGAGGGAGTGCATGAGGTTTGGGCGCGGAAACCAGGATCGCCTGCATCAGACAGCTGCCGAAGCCGATAAGGGGTTGAAACATAGTCGAAAAGCAGGCGGGACGCCACCGTCGAACCGGCGGGGCGGCAGAGGTTGCGTCTCATTCGCCGCCGGATCACAATGCCGACTGTATGTTTTTTCTCATTCTAGCTTTCATTCTGGGGGTATTGGACGGACTGTGGTTGCCGCCGAGCGCGCGGAGGTGGCCATGGGCGGTCGTCATTGGTCAGGGCTTAGCGCGCATTGTGTGGTGCGGCGCATTAGGCGTCTTGGCTGGACAGCTCGGTGTATGGGTGGTTGAGGCATCGTTCCTCCTTGGGCTTGGGCGGCGGGTGTTGTTTGTTCCGGCGGCGGTGTTGGCGTTGTTGTCGGTATGGTGGTTGGCGCAGCGGTGGCGTTTGAGCCGAGCCGAGCGCGTGGAGGTGCGTCACGGGCATCCGTTGGCTAGGGTCGTGCG
Coding sequences within it:
- a CDS encoding peptidoglycan-binding protein; protein product: MPQWSRTICAKMALIIACLLAGTGFPDQIAPMEAHAEEIARPQKRRTTGARNRRTRRSRAQSTRARNARGRRVTVRNRRGRAARARSRSVRVRRLRGRRIRGRGLRARRGRVARSRSVRGYRVRGRRGRFARRGRSMRRNRATAYAYRTPQVAPYRPPRNLVIPEARTREIQEKLKEAGFYEGEITGRYDERTREAMRNFQRANGIKETGTPTAPALLRLGLTKHTSEAGDTSAPPVQLPPPPPTDTPPPLQ
- a CDS encoding SpoIIE family protein phosphatase, which translates into the protein MHSLVIHSHNAPPHRILLVKPRYTLGRSVRADIMVADSFASRLHAALRQDGETYVLEDLNSANGTYYRGQRVTSPIRLRAGDRFRIGETDIELVAEHRFSPAAAPSVTYSATSSTAVPEAQIGLGDVRTADEIVHRAFERSSGGLRYPPPTLVPGEARPTTADATRAAPETNLGAKFQRHRPDLLALVSKVGVTLLSNAGLDDTLRDIMTLVFESLPAERGFLLTYDNASQELACRVARTKAGEIPPCEAMVCRSITERVLTTKSAVLTSDARHDPRFAGSHSIALGDIRSVMCVPLVFRERLYGLIYVENPYQRRFTPDDLEVLTTIASVAAIKIENTYLLEEQIKRQRLQTEIALAARIQASMLPQSEPVAPGFDIAGLSRPAEDIGGDYYDYIKVGEDRLAVVIGDASGHGVASGLLMALAKGALFNQLGVACDPQSVMQTMNKLIYENGTRRDLMTFCYVLLDLPTGTVTVSNAGHPYPLLYRAASRALSDLELEHYPLGVRPTLGRLPVVTHQLDPQDVLVLYSDGIPELRNRIGHCFGYDGLEAVIRRCVHLPAREICETVVEQALAFASGAIPEDDITVVVIKRRESFKS